Genomic segment of Pseudomonas sp. CCI4.2:
TGCCAGCCAGATGGGTGTACGTCACCCCGTGACCGCTACAGCCCTGAGAATAGTAAATGTTGTCGCCCAGCCGCCCGACTTGGGGTAGGCGAGACAGGGTGAGCAGGAAGTTTCCGGTCCATGTGTAATCGATCTTTACGTTCTTGAGCTGCGCAAAGGCTTTCAACATTTTCGGCCGGATAACCGCTTCAATATCCGCTGGGTCCTTGGCGCCATAGACCACACCGCCGCCGAAAATCAGGCGCTTGTCGGCCGAGAGGCGGTAATAGTCCAGCAGGTAATTACAGTCTTCGACGCAGTAGTCCTGCGGCAACAAACTGTGCGCCAGCTCGTCACTCAGCGGCTCGGTAGTGATCACTTGGCTGCCGCACGGCATCGATTTGGCCGCCAGCTCCGGCACCAGATTGCCCAAATAAGCGTTGCCGGCGACGATGATAAAGCTTGCCCGAACCCTGCCGTGTTCCGTGTGAACCACAGGCTGCGAGCCGCGTTCGATCCGAATCGCCGCGGATTGTTCGTGAATGACACCCCCCAATGACTCAACCGCCGCCGCTTCACCAAGGGCCAGGTTGAGTGGGTGAATATGCCCGCCGCTCATATCAAGCAAACCGCCGACGTACAACTCGCTACCAATAACCTGACCGATACGACGCTTGTCCATCAATTTCAGCTGGGTATGCCCGTAGCGCTCCCAGAGTTTTTGTTGCCCTTCCAAATGCACCATTTGCTTAGCCGTGACCGCCGCAAAGACACTGCCGTCTTTTAGATCGCAATCAATCTGGTACTTGGCCACCCGCTCACGAATAATCGCGCCGCCCTCAAACGCCATGCGCCCGAGCAACTGAGCCTGCTTTGGGCCTACTGTGCGCTCAATCACATCGATGTCACGGCTGTAGCTGTTAACTATCTGACCGCCGTTGCGCCCCGATGCACCGAAGCCGACTTTCGCGGCCTCCAGCACAGTGACCCGAAAACCGTGCTCCAGCAAAAACAACGCACTGGAAAGCCCGGTGTACCCGGCGCCGATGATGCAAACATCCGTTTCGACATCACCCTCCAATCGAGGGCGCACTGGGGCGTCGTTTGCCGACGCGGCGTAGTAAGACTGTGGATAAGGAGTGTTCGTCATCCTGCAACCTCTGTTTTATATTTTTTACGGATGACCAGATCCTACCTCAGAAGAAAAACCGTCACCAGCGAGGGGTGAAATCAGCTTCGTAGAGGCGGTTAAAAAAAATACGCATATTCAGGGAGTTAGCGTAAAAAAGAGGTTGACACACATTTGGATTTCCGTAGAATGCCGACCCACAGCAG
This window contains:
- a CDS encoding FAD-binding oxidoreductase, yielding MTNTPYPQSYYAASANDAPVRPRLEGDVETDVCIIGAGYTGLSSALFLLEHGFRVTVLEAAKVGFGASGRNGGQIVNSYSRDIDVIERTVGPKQAQLLGRMAFEGGAIIRERVAKYQIDCDLKDGSVFAAVTAKQMVHLEGQQKLWERYGHTQLKLMDKRRIGQVIGSELYVGGLLDMSGGHIHPLNLALGEAAAVESLGGVIHEQSAAIRIERGSQPVVHTEHGRVRASFIIVAGNAYLGNLVPELAAKSMPCGSQVITTEPLSDELAHSLLPQDYCVEDCNYLLDYYRLSADKRLIFGGGVVYGAKDPADIEAVIRPKMLKAFAQLKNVKIDYTWTGNFLLTLSRLPQVGRLGDNIYYSQGCSGHGVTYTHLAGKVLAEALRGQAERFDAFAGLPHYPFPGGQLLRTPLTALGALYYSLRDKLGV